The genomic region ACTgaagaaaaatacacacacacacacacaattttcctttctctttttttctttctttgcaCAGCCACTGCTTGATATCTCCATCAGTGCAGATGATGTCATCTCAGCCTTGTGGTGCTCTTTGCTTTATGATTGGTCTCTCAGAGGCCGCTGACACGCCACTCAGGATTCCACCAATTAGTATGCAGGACCTCTGAGTGGACGAATAGTCTCCATCAGGTGTTGTTTACCTTTGTCTTTTACAGTTCAAGCTTTATAACCTAGCCTATGTCCTTCTTTCATTTGAGAAGCCATTCAGATCTTTTCATCTGGTTACTGTTCAGTATCTCGGCCTCTTCAACAGCACTGTGTGGGTCCAGAGTCGAGAATGGAGTGAGAAAGTAAATAGAATCTGTATGATAGTAAATGTGTCACTCACCAGTAATTCTATAGGCAGCGCAGGGCCAGCTAGCGTGTTGAACCCTTTATATATTGGGGGCCCAGCGAGATTGCCCTGACGATAACATGGGGATTGATGTTGGCCATTAAAAGAGCCAGCTAGAGTTCTGAACTCgggccttggggggggggggtacaggcaGGCAGCCGCCCACCCTGGGCCAGCAGCACTGTATATCAGCATGTTGTCACATGGGCTGATGTCACGGCAGGTCCTTCGGCTAAGAAAACACTCTTCAGTAGGTGACCAGTGCAAAGGCTCACTCACTACCTGGTAATGTGCTACTCATGCCGAGCGGTGCCCTGCACGGGTTCACAGCCATTCAAAATGTAATCTATAGCCTATTTGCTATTCCTGGTCTGTAACAAGAGTGGTTTAAACAAAACAAAGTGATCTGAGTCATCTTGTGGAATTGACTAAACTATAAAACAGATCAGAGCCTTACAAGCTAATctgtgaaaatgtattttacagATGTGATATGAAGTTTATAAAGTTGTGTCCAGAATGAGAAAGGCTTACATGGATTGTCTATTGTATTTAAACAGCCGGGACATTGTAGAGGGGCCGTGGCCAACTTTTTACAGATTTCCTTTATCCATCACACCATGGTATAACTTTTGTTTCTGAACTTGTCAACCCAAGGagtctctcacatgaacacttgCTCATTTCACACACTACACTCACAGGACCTTGGAATAATCTGAAAACCCTATCTGGAAAAAGCTATTTGTCCCTTGGTGCATCCACTTGAGTTATATCTCTCCCTGTGAACACATGTTTATCTTTTCGtaatctccccctctccatcgcAATAGCTCCCCCGTCAGGACCACTCTGTTACTCTAGGAAGTAAAGCAGCAGTAGGGTCATCATTATAGGaaaatgtatgtttgtttataaGCACAGGGGATGTAATTTAGTCAAAGGACACCTTAAGTTTCAATGCACCACTGTAGTGTGTTTCAGATTACCAAAGTAAATTCCCCATACAGCTCCATATCTTGAGTTTAAGTACATCATTTGATTCTTTATTGTGCATATTATTTTACAGTACCTCTAGTATGAGATTAACTATTGGCCAGATACTCAATTGAGTATCTGAGTATTAAATGAGTTAAATCTACAAAGTTAATCTACACAGACCGACTGTAACACAGTCTAAAAGATTGAGTGTCATTGCAAgccttctttcaaaaacaaaacatcGCATTGAACTTCGTACAAAACCCAGAACCAGCTTTTATTACCAACTCCTCTCAAAAGCATTTCTCTAATGACAAACCAACTTAAAATGAGAAGACAACCCACAGATTAAAAACAGCATAGAATGTTATGTATTCCAATACAACGTACAGTTATTGACACATGTTGACTCGTTGCATCATGTAAAGAACTCCCGGCGGTGAAAAACAGACATCTTTCATTCTTAAAATCGGACATTGAACAAACTAATTGAATAAGTCTAAATCATGATGGATGATTGCATCAAATAGCCAGTAATAACAGCACGATGGCAAAAAGAAAACAAGCTCGAAAAACTCTGATAGCAAAAGGGTTTTAAAAAAAAGGTCACGTTGGTTCCATTATGTGGCATGCTGAGCCAGGAAGgctcttatcctctgcagcagctcCTTCTTCACACTATCAGGCACCAGAACTGAGGAGGAAATAAAGATACAGTATTCAGTTCGGGTTTTGATAGTTGTGTCAAAGTTAAACTTTTTTGAAAGTTATTGAACAGAGGGATGAGAAAAAAGGTACTGTatacacaacaacaaaaaggcCGAAATACCTCTTCCTTTAGGGGTGATTTCTACCACAAGGTCCTCGACGGTCACATGCTCCAAGCCCTTTTCTTTGATGACATCTGCAAACAGTTACTTGATGAGTGGCATGATGGGTACACAGTTTTTTTTGTACCGTGTCAGTGGCGTCATACTCAAAGGAGGCACATGCCCCCTCAGATTTGCCCTGGTTAAAAATAATAAACAATTATTTtgtttaaaatgttgtttttctaCTAGCCAACTAGCAATTTATGAAGTTGGCTTTCGCTAGTCCAGATATATTCTCAATCTCATAACTAGCTGCCAAGAGCCATTTCAGGCTACAAATTAAGTTAAGAGTAGCTAGTGTGTCTAACTATTTTAAACGGCATGCttgctggcaaggttggtagactttagaaaagcaagcaattacAAAATGTACTGAAtgagactcacattcctttcaatcttttacccagaATTTTAAGCAGAGATGCATATTCAGTTTATTAAAATTTTAAAAAGAGCAGACAGGACAATATAGACAGATCAAGAGATTTGATGTGCAGAAAAATATCAATATcatttttacatagaattaagcataatgattgCTGGAAAAAatgtgtttcaggtgtttgaaaaaatGCTAAATTCTCCTTTGCAAAACTCTTACCTTTGCAATGAGCTTTCAGCTGATCCCTCCATCCGCATTCAGTGAGTTTAGCTCTGAGCAACTCCTTCAATCTGTGGTTCAACCAAAACAAGCAAGAACAGTCGTGACCATAGAGTTGATCGGTCTTCTAATAATGATTATAATAGACATTTGTGAAATGTTCTTACCGCTCTCGTTCACCCATCTCAGTTAATTTCTGATTAATTGTTGCTCTCATCTTGGAATCTTTGCTCATATTCTTTTAGCTGCAAAGGTGAGATTCAGAATGAGTTTATGTTGTGGTGTTAGCGAGCTAGCTTTCATTAGTCAACTGCTGAGGCAGGGATCAGTTTaataggtaacgttagctagctactgtaacagTCTACAAACACGgtggacagctgtctatcatgaAAAATGTTAAGATTTGGGATGTAGATAACATTAAATCACTCCTTTTTAGAACAAACTACGAGCAGCATAAACCATTGCTAGGCTTTACTTGCTAGCTATATGCTAACTGTTGACAAGCTAACGTATTTCTGACATTAGCCAGGCAAACAAGCTCGTTCACTATCTGATAATTGTCGATAATTAATTGGCTACATCGCTATCAAGGACGTAACAATCTCACACTTGCCCAAAACGTTCGATGAAACGTGCATGCTGTTGCACACAGTGCCAATAAAATTATAACTGGCGAGCTAGTTAGCCACAGCTAATTGTTGTGTCCCACAATGAATAAGGACCCCCAGGAAACCGTTGATACCAGAAAAGGTTCCTAACTTTTAATGAAGTACTATCGTTATGCCACTAGGTGGAAGCGTTGAATAAGAACTCGGATTATAACATAGACTCAACTCTTACAGCGTGATAACGTTACATAGATGAGATCAGTGGAGTTTTATGTTCTTACAATGCCTGTTATTGTACATGTGACCATGAAGTGCTGTTTTTGGCAAGTATTAGATGGTTGCTCAATTCTAATAATATTCGTTAAGAAGAATAACCCTGAGTCTAGGTTAAGATTATTTTATAAAATCCTGAAACTCCATATTTGAATGCACTGATCGTCGATATTACTTTATTTTGTGACATTTTTATCCTAACAATGTCTATTCCCTGCCTGGAAAATCTTCATAATTGTATGGAAAACAATTAGCTCAAGAAATCAAATATTGGAACAACATAAAACTTGTGACCTTGTCAAGAAGTTCCTTATGGCGTAATGGTTAAGGTATTGAATTGACAGTCACTGGGCCAGGGTTCAAGCCCCGGTTGGGGCTACCCCTTGAATTTGTGACTTATGACAACatgtttacacaggcagtccaATTCTGTTCTTTTGACCAATTATGGTCAAAGATAGGATGTGAACGGTCAAAAGACCAATAATTGggtaaaatatcagaattggactGACTGTAAATGCAGCCCATGTGTTTGAAACTCTTTTTCAAATGAGTCAAGGGAGAGAAGGATAGGATAACATTGTTTTGCAAACAAGTTGAAGTAACAGAGTATGTGACTAGAAAACAAAGTTAACCAGTCTGAATATGCTGCAGTTTTGAAATGGTATCCTAGGGTTGGTTTAAAGGAGGATCAAACATGATAGTGGATTTTCTAAGACACTTGGCACCGTCTCCTAATTCCTTAATGGGGTACTCCTGCCAACCATTAACCACCTGGGGTTACTGAAAATGTTTCTTTTCTCAGAAGTATTTTGATGATTGATCTGTGCATAACCCCTTACATCACAGTCTAATACATGGGGAAAGAGCAGGGATTAAAAGTGGATTTAGCTGTTAACTTAAGATGTTGAGAAAGACAATGAGAAAAAAACTGCAGATACTTCATCACATCCTTTCTAGATCACATACACTGGCAAAGACCATTACTTCTTCGGCACAGCTACACTTGGTCTTTGAGGTGCCTGCTGCTGTGCGCTGTGACACAGTGGAGATCAGTGAGCATGCTCAATGAATTGGATGCTACAGGCTAAGTGAGAGACTCAATGCACTGAAGTGACAGGATAATCTTCCTCCCTGGCCCTTTGAGGGACTCCTTATCTCCGTTCCctgctcctcatcctcctccattACCCCAGTGTTATCTCTGTGGCGGAAGCCACAGAGTTTAGGTGAGAAGAATATATAGTGGGAAAGAAAGCCGTGAGAAAGTGAATGAAATATTCATCAAGGCACTTACAGGGTTCAAGGGGATATGCAGAAGTTCTCTCAGTGAATGCAAGCCCAAGAGAAACCCTCAAAACAGAAAAATGGAGCTAAGAAATTAGTAGCTTTATGTGTTCCTCCCAAAATGCGGCAGACACTGATTTATAACAGAGGACAGTTGCAGATAAATATTAGCTATACTATTCATGCATGTGGAATCATTTGAACCAAAGCCAATAGATTTTGTGTTATTGTCAATGCAACAGATATAcaggtgcattcagaaagtattcagaacccttaactttttccacattttgttacggtggcagcatcatgctgtggggatgtttttcagcggcagggactgggagacaagtcaggatcgaggaaaagattaaCGCaacaagtacagagagatccttgatgaaaacttgctccagagcactcaggaactcagactgggtTTGAAGGTTCACcgtccaaaaggacaatgaccccaggcacacagccaagacaacgcaggaggggcttcaggacaagtctttgaatgtcgttgagtggcccagccagagcccgggacttgaacccgatcgaccatctctggagaaaccttaaaataactgtgcagcgacgcttcccatccaacctgacaaagcttgagaggatctgcagataacaatgggagaaactgcccaaatacagatgtgccaagcttgtagcgtcatacccaagaagactcgaggctgagGGAGACAACGCGGAGATAAAGgaattttaaaaaacattttatatttgagattcttcaaagtagccaccctttgccttgatgacatctttgtacacttttggcattctctcaaccagcttcacctggaatgcttttccaacagtcttgaaggagttcccacatatgctgggtacttgttggctgcttttccatcactgttcggtccaactcatctcaaaccatctcaattgggttgaggtttggGTGAttgtggccaggtcatctgatgcagcactccatcactctccttcacagcctggaggtgtgttggggcattgttctgttgaaaaaccaTCAAGGACCACCAAGGACCCCGGAACACCACATCAaccaaaaaactaaaatatatacacataaacacaaacaaaatACTGCCCTAGTTAGAGCTGCCCGATTGCCCCAACCAACCTCCAGACCTCAGCTACTGTACATTTGTGCACAGGAAGCACAAAATAGACGACAGGATTGACAGGACAAGaagacaacacaaaacaacacaaaatAAACTTTGGCCGGTCAAACAAACAGTTTTAATGTCCTCTgaggtttttgctttgtcattatggggaattgtgtgcagattaatgagggggaaaaacgttttcatgaatttttattctaattttagaataaggtctgaacactttccgaacgcactgtaCATATGCAAAAGGAAATGGAGGGCTTGAAGCCAACCGCAACAGTACACTATTATTGTGTCTACTGATTACCCTCAGCCTCATCATCTAATGAAACTAGTCTGAACTATTGTTGCAACTAGAAAATGACTATTGTTACCGGTTAGAAAATATTTCTCAATCAGAATATATAACCTTTAGGTAGTGATTACATTCCTATGATATACAATATACAAAATATGCACAATATACAAAATGTGCATGCAATAGAATATGTTGTGGAGGTGGGGAGCAGGAGTTGGAGATACTGGAGTGTAGCTATGACTTTTATACATATTAGAGTCACTCATTCGGCTGTAGAGTAATTTCATTGGTGAGAAATCTACTTAATCACATTTTAGTGCTTAGCAAAGCAGATAGTATCCCAAATGTCATGTGGTAGGTAATTTGTTTTTGTTCATCAGCTTGAGTAAATTAAAACAAGGTTTCTCATTTATGCAAAATTTGCTTCA from Oncorhynchus masou masou isolate Uvic2021 chromosome 29, UVic_Omas_1.1, whole genome shotgun sequence harbors:
- the LOC135520020 gene encoding transcription and mRNA export factor ENY2-2; protein product: MSKDSKMRATINQKLTEMGERERLKELLRAKLTECGWRDQLKAHCKDVIKEKGLEHVTVEDLVVEITPKGRVLVPDSVKKELLQRIRAFLAQHAT